The Salvia splendens isolate huo1 chromosome 21, SspV2, whole genome shotgun sequence genome includes a window with the following:
- the LOC121784112 gene encoding agamous-like MADS-box protein AGL66, translating to MGRKKLTMRLIENPTSRQLTYTKRKEGIIKKAGELAVLCGTDVALIMFAPSGRLASFASNGRIEDILLRFVDRPDELRGGPINHEEELEEKLDKLTRKQRESQEKMRYYEPNVEKINSALEAGVYQQFLTTAIQRIQTSKERYLRQEDTFIVFKKINEKYAFSIYIFILELLYELNKLE from the exons ATGGGACGGAAGAAGCTCACCATGAGGCTGATCGAAAACCCCACATCCAGACAACTCACTTATACGAAGCGCAAGGAGGGCATCATCAAGAAGGCCGGTGAGCTTGCAGTGCTGTGTGGCACCGACGTCGCCCTCATCATGTTTGCACCGTCTGGCCGCCTTGCTAGCTTTGCTAGCAATGGAAg AATTGAGGATATACTACTTCGATTTGTTGACAGGCCAGATGAGCTTAGAGGAGG GCCTATCAATCACGAAGAG GAACTTGAAGAGAAACTGGACAAACTCACTAGGAAACAACGTGAGTCTCAGGAAAAAATGAG ATATTACGAACCTAAcgttgaaaaaataaattcagcTCTTGAAGCAGGAGTTTACCAGCAGTTTCTTACAACTGCTATTCAACGTATCCAGACATCAAAG GAAAGATATTTAAGACAG GAAGATACATTTATCGTTTTTAAAAAGATCAATGAGAAATATGCATTCTCGATTTACATATTTATCTTGGAATTGCTCTATGAGCTAAATAAACTTGAGTGA